The nucleotide sequence AAAGCTATCCCCTTTTTCATATCTGGCTGAGGTAGGGAATAAAACTTCTCCGCGCATACGCACGGTTTGCAATTCCTTCGGGATACTTAATACATCCCCTTCCTGTAAGATCAGATCCTGATCGGAACCAGGATGTTCCATAATATAGTCCAGGTCTATACCGATCAGTTCTTGGGTTCTAAATTCAACTTCTGCTACCCTGGAACTATCAGATGTTGCGACTTCTTTCACACGATTGATTTTAAATTCACCAGATGCCAAACCTTTTTGATTGGCCAAATCGCCACCCTTTTCTCCAATTTTTTGATCTATCCTAGAAAGAATATTATTCTCGGCCTCTGTATTCTTTCCATCCTCCTTCAGCAAATTATTCTTCACCTCTCTTAATTCAGCTGACTTGATCTCATTATCACTTTGAGGACTGTAAAACTCTGTACGCCGAATCAAAGTAGCCCCTTTGGTATAGGCAAAAGGATTAATCCCTCCTGCCCTTTTTAATAGATCAGAAATTCGCTCTGTGGCAGTAGCGATGGTATATTGACCAGGATAATTCACCTCTCCCTCTACGCGTACCAATTGCTCCCTTTGAAAACCAGGGCTTCTTCGAATAATCACATGATCAAAAGGATGTAAAACTACCTCTTTATCTGCCCCATTAATTTCTAAATTCTGATCAATATCAATGGTAAAGATTTCTGCGATCTGCCCATCCGTTCTATCTTTAACTCTTCTGGCCACCTCTATATAGGCATCAGAAGCCGACTCCTTAAATCCTCCTGCCTTTAACACCAAATCCTCTACCGTCATATTCTCCGCAAAGGCAAAGGCCCCCGGTCGATTGATCTCACCGGAAATCTTTACATAATACTCTTCGCTCAAATCATACTTACTCGGGATATGCAATACATCTTCCCTTTGTAATTGAATATCCTGAGCCGTACCGTTGACGACTGCTTTGACATCCACAGGAACAATCTCCAAAGTCATATCTTCTTGTGTTCTATAAAGCGTGGCACGGTTAAGAAATGCCTCTCCTCTTAAACCCTCTGCTTTATCAATCAGGTCTTTCACCGTCATCCCATCAAATAAAGCAAACTCTCCAGGATGGTAAACCGCTCCGGAAATCTGTACCCGATTTTCAAAACGGTTCAGTTTTTCTCCGACCAAATAAATATCCCCATCCTGCACCTTAAAGCTTTCAAACTGCTCTTGCGATATATCAGCCACCTTCCTTGCATCCTCAGAAACCCTTCTCACCCCGATACGTTGTGTATAGGCCTGGCTTTTAAAGCCTCCCGCATAGTGGATCAAATCCCTAATATCCTCATCCGCCTGAATTTCAAATAAACCTGGCCTTCTAACCGGACCTTGTACCTCAACCCGGGTCTGCACAGCGGGTACGATAATCACATCATTGTCCTGTAAACGGATATTTTGTGCTTGATTACCATTGGTCAAAAACTCATAGACATCCACTTCCGCTACCTGACGGGAATTCCTATATACTTTGATATTCCGAAAAGAACCTTCCTCATTAGGACCTCCAGCCGCGTATAAGGCATTAAATACCGAAGCGAAGGAGGGTAAAGTATAAGTCCCAGGATGGGCCAGTTCACCCGTCATAGACACCTGAATGGAACGGATATTCCCCAATCGAATCTGTAAAAAAGTACGGGGATTGGAACTGTTCAAATCTGAATAAATACTGCTCAATTCCTGCTTGATCCTTGCCGTAGCTGCGGATATACTAGCCCCTCCTACTGCAATGGGCCCCACATTGGGAATATACAGCCTGCCCTCTGGATTCACCGTCAAACTATATGACTGCTGAGAATCCCCATACACATCAATCAATAACTGATCCCCAGTGCCCACCACATAGCTTTCTGGGGTAGGGATATTCAGATTGGGAGAAAAATTCAGTTCCTTATGATGAAAAAGACCAAAACCATAGATCTTTTGCTGTTTCTCAGTTAATTTACTATTATCTCCATTAAAACTTCCTGCTACAGGAGTGGACACCATGCGCTGTGCTCCTGTATCCGCGGGGCTATTGGCTGACTGATCTACACCTCCACCAGCAGTCCCCAACTGACTGATCCGAGTGGCCAGCTTATTGGCTTCCATGGCCGAAAGCCCCCTTTCCTGTGCTAGAGTCGGAATTTGGGATTTTGAAATCCCTTGCTCCTCTGCCCTTTGTACAATAGCAGCAATCTGCGCATCCGACAGCTCATCCACCTTCACATTTTGGATATTGGATAAGGACTGGGCATGGAGCACAATCGCTGATAGCAGTAGTATTATTGTAAAATAAAAAGATTTGATATTAATGGACATACCTTATTGATTAGGAATGATGAATGTTAATATATAATTAGGAATGGTGTTATTGTCAAACTGTCGAACTGGAGGACTGTTAGATTAACAGTCGAATGGCGAAGGTCTAAGGCCGAAAGCTCGTTTATATGGCATTTATAAGCGCCTTTAACATTGAGGCTATCTCCAATCCCTCTGATTCTATTCTATTGAGTTGTGCTGTTGTAATCCAATTTCGTCTGTGGAAAAGATTAGCGAGTGTCACCATCTCATATAATGATCCACGACTATAATAGAGGAATTGCTTAAATTCCTTGTCTGTATTTCTACCTTTCCCCTCTGCAATATTTTGTGGAACAGAAGCAGAACAAGATTCGAACTGTTCAATTAATCTAAAATGCTTTCCTGGAGTATTCAATTCTTCAACAAGCTCTATACAATATTCAGCCAAATCCATCGATTTCTGCCACACCCTAAGCTCCTTAAAATTAAAATGTCGCTCACTCATCAATCCAGTACAGCTTACTACTATATTTAGACTTAAAAGCTTTTGTCCCCTAGCTTTTATCTTTCGGCTTTAGGCTTTCAACATTCAGCCTTCTCTATTAGCCTTCGCCCTTCAGCTTTAGACTCCTTTCTTTAGGCATTTGGCTTTTAGCCTTGCGCTTTCCGCTCCGTCCACAGCTTCGCCCGGTCAGTCACATTCTGTGCTTAGCGAGCAATTCATTTAATAAAAAAGAGTAGGGAAATCGCTTTCCTTACTCCGCAGCTTTATTATATAAAACTATGCCAGTTTGAATATCTTCTGCCAAAACCGTAAAACTCACTTTACGGTTGATCAAATCGGCTATGCGATTACCCAAACTGTCGAGGTATTCCTCATTCAATTCATTACCTTGGATCACTATATCAATAGTACCGGTGTCCAATCCATTGGCATAATCCCCCATCAAGACAACCTTGTGCACATCCCCCATCCTATCGAGTACCTCTTCCACCAAGGTGTCCAAGCCCAAATACTTGCGGACAATATCCTGCAAGGACCCAAATAAGGGATGCTGGGTATTCGCACTATAGCTGATTCGGTTCTTTTCAGACTCCTTCTGCAAGTAACCTGCTTCGGATAAATTATTGAGTTCTTTTCTTATGGCATTGGTAGATTCTCCAAACTCCTCGGCCAAACCGCGGAGATGGCTATGGTTGTCTGCGTTGATAAAAAACTTTACCAAAAGTCGCAATCTGGTCTTGGAAGTAATTAAAGAATCTAGCATAAAAAGAAGTCCTTCCCTAATGAGCACCAAAAGTACTCAGTCCTTTCAAAAGCGCCAAGCTTTTTCTGATTTTTTATTAAAAACCGTCAAAAATACACAAATGACAATATTGACCAAACAAGATTATCATATTGACAAAAACCAATCTTGTCAAAGACAGGAAAAAAGATGTATATAAAAAAGTGTTTTTGGGATAATTCCCCTTGTCATACCGACAAAGGAAGGATCTCCTTAGCGCAGCGCTGACTTGAACCTAACAAATCACAGGAACCTCCTGCCCCCACTCAAGAAATCTTCGTTGTCCCGTCAGCTGAGCTGCGGGCCCCAAGCAGGTCCGATTTTGCTCTACGAGCCTTAAATTTAGGAGTCTCCAGACTCCTCTTCGAATATTTCTAATGCTTTTCCAGATTTAAAATATGGAAATAATAACAAAGAGGATTTTAAATCCCCTCCTACTATTCTTCGACTTTTGCAAAAATCGAACAGCCTTTAGGCCTTAGACATTCAGCATTCGGCATTACTAAACTTCGTTGTCCCGCCAGCTGAGCTGTGGGACCCAAGCTGGTTCGATTTTGCTCTACGAGCCTTTAAATACAGGAGTCTCCTGACTCCTCTTCGAATATTTCTAATGCTTTTCCAGATTTAAAATATGGAAATAATAACAAAGAGGATTTTAAATCCCCTCCTACTATTCTTCGACTTTTGCAAAAATCGAACAGCCTTTAGGCCTTAGACATTCAGCATTCGGCATTACTAAACTTCGTTGTCCCGTCAGCTGAGCTGCGGGACCCAAGCTGGTTCGATTTTGCTCTACGAGCCTTTAAATACAGGAGTCTCCAGACTCCTCTTCGAATATTTCCAATGCTTTTCCAGATTTATAATCTGGAAATATTAATAAAAGAGGCTGTCTCAAAAGTAGATAGTTTAAAAGGCTAGTCGATTTCTCGGCTAGCCTTTCTTGTTTAACTCAAAAATGTTATTTTGAGGTGTGCAAAAACAAGACTTAAATGTAGCTTTTAAAGACTACAATCCCAACCAACTGATGTTTCTTCCTCCTAGTTTGGAAGAGCTTATTCCCGTCCATCATCCAGGCCGTATTGTTTACCAGATCATTGAGCGGATAGATCTGAGCGAGGTGTATAGCCGCTACTCAGAGAACGGATCTAGCAGTTATCATCCCAAGCTGTTGTTAAAGGTGCTGGTTTATGGATATTTAGAGAACTGTTATTCTTCCCGCAAGCTTGAAAAAGCGGTCCGGGAGAATATTGTGTTCATGTGGCTTGCCGGAATGCAGCGTCCCGATCACCATACAATCAATCGGTTCCGTTCAGAACGTCTCCGAGATGTGATTGGTGATATTTTTGCCCAGGTGGTACTGTTGTTGCATGAGGAAGGTCTTTTGGACATCAAAGAAGTGTACACCGATGGGACCAAGATAGAAGCCAATGCCAACCGCTACACCTTTGTCTGGGGCAAGGCGATCAAGAAGAGCAAGGAACGGATCAGTTCCCAGCTTCAGGAACTTTGGAACTATGCCGGTTCGGTAGCCTCTGCTGAGTTGGGGACAGAAGAACCCGACTTTGTAAATCCGAATGCAGAGAACGTTTCCCGGACCATCGAAAAGATCAATCAGGCGCTGGAAGGGAAAGCCGTTGACAAGAAGGTGAAACAGAAGTTGGGTTATGCCCAAAAGAACTGGCCAGCCAAACTGGAAGAATATGCCCAGAAAGAGGAAGTACTGGCTGGACGGAACAGTTATTCCAAAACAGATCCGGATGCCACGTTCATGAGGATGAAAGAAGACCATATGAGAAATGGCCAACTTAAACCAGCCTACAACCTTCAACTCAGCACCCATGGACGGTTCGTGGTCAACTATTCCCTGCATCCCAATCCCAATGACACCTTAACCCTGAAGCCCCATCTACATCAGTATTACGGATTCTACCCTTCCTGTTGTACAGCAGATGCTGGATACGGAAGTGAAGAGAACTATTGCTTTCTGGAGCAGAACCGGATCGAAGCTTACGTCAAGTACAACACCTTCCACAAAGAACTCCGTCAGGAATCCAAATCAAAGAAAGTCCATGGCTTGCTGGAAAACCTGTATTACGATCCACAGAAAGATCACTACATCTGTCCGATGGGACAGGCGATGAAACCCAGTGGGGAAAGTACCGGAAAAACCTCGACCGGTTTTGTCCAGCACTACCGGCACTATGCAGCCAAAAATTGCCAGGGGTGCCCACTGGCTGCTAGTTGTAGACCAGGGGCCGGTAACAAAACCCTCAGGGTAAACACCAGGTTACAGCAACAGAAGACAAGGGCAAAACAACGACTCACCTCTGAGCAGGGAGTCCAGAAACGAAGGCAACGGGCCACCGATGTGGAACCGGTATTTGCAGACTTCAAACACAACAAAGGGAGGGCAAGGTTTATGTTAAGAGGAGCCGAAAAAGTAGCAATTGAAACCGGATTGATTGCCATCGCCCACAACCTGGCAAAAATGGCCGGGTAAGAAGGAGCTGACGCCGTTTTTAAGTTCAAAAACCCTCTGATCCCCCAAGTTTAAACTGTCGCTTCAGAACAAAGAACCTAGAGCTGAATTGACCGTAAGTCAAAAAAAATAGAGGCCGATTAATGAAAATCGGCCTCTATTGGCTAAAATCGACTGTCCCACTTTTTTAACTCTTGTTTTGAGACAGCCTCCCCTACTATTCTTCGACTTTGCAAAAGTCGAACAGCCTTTAGGCCTTAGACATTCGCCCTTCGGCATTACTAAAGCCTCGCATCCACCTTATCCTTATCCAATACGCCCTTCACATCATACACGACCAAGCGATCAGATTTCTTAATATCCCAAGTTTTAAAAGATTGATGGGCAACGGCTAATATAATGGCCGAATATTTATCGGGATCAGGCCGCTCATCTCCCTCTAGCATCTTGATATTATACTCCCTTTGAACTTCTTCGGCATCAGCACAAGGATCATATACATCCACAGCAATATCAAAATTCCTCAGCTCTTCATAGATATCAATAACCCTGGTATTCCTTACATCCGGACAATCTTCCTTAAAGGTAAAGCCCAAAATCAACACCTTGGAATCGATCACTTTCAGGTCTTTGCGCATCATATGCTTGATCACCTCTGTGGCTACATATTTGCCCATGGAATCATTCAATCTCCTCCCAGCTAAAATAATTTCTGGATGATAACCAACTTCTTGGGCTTTTTGGGCCAAATAAAAAGGATCTACACCTATGCAATGCCCTCCTACTAGTCCAGGCTTGAAGGGTAAAAAGTTCCACTTCGTGCCTGCGGCCTGCAAAACTTCCTGCGTGTCTATATTGAGCAGATTGAAAATCTTGGACAGTTCATTGACAAAGGCAATATTGATATCCCTTTGGGAATTCTCTATCACTTTGGCCGCTTCAGCCACCTTAATGGAGGAAGCTTTATAAGTACCCGCAGTAATGATTGATTGATAAAGTTGATCTACAAATTCGGCAGCAGCTGCTGTACTTCCAGAGGTCACTTTCAA is from Echinicola marina and encodes:
- a CDS encoding SLBB domain-containing protein, whose translation is MSINIKSFYFTIILLLSAIVLHAQSLSNIQNVKVDELSDAQIAAIVQRAEEQGISKSQIPTLAQERGLSAMEANKLATRISQLGTAGGGVDQSANSPADTGAQRMVSTPVAGSFNGDNSKLTEKQQKIYGFGLFHHKELNFSPNLNIPTPESYVVGTGDQLLIDVYGDSQQSYSLTVNPEGRLYIPNVGPIAVGGASISAATARIKQELSSIYSDLNSSNPRTFLQIRLGNIRSIQVSMTGELAHPGTYTLPSFASVFNALYAAGGPNEEGSFRNIKVYRNSRQVAEVDVYEFLTNGNQAQNIRLQDNDVIIVPAVQTRVEVQGPVRRPGLFEIQADEDIRDLIHYAGGFKSQAYTQRIGVRRVSEDARKVADISQEQFESFKVQDGDIYLVGEKLNRFENRVQISGAVYHPGEFALFDGMTVKDLIDKAEGLRGEAFLNRATLYRTQEDMTLEIVPVDVKAVVNGTAQDIQLQREDVLHIPSKYDLSEEYYVKISGEINRPGAFAFAENMTVEDLVLKAGGFKESASDAYIEVARRVKDRTDGQIAEIFTIDIDQNLEINGADKEVVLHPFDHVIIRRSPGFQREQLVRVEGEVNYPGQYTIATATERISDLLKRAGGINPFAYTKGATLIRRTEFYSPQSDNEIKSAELREVKNNLLKEDGKNTEAENNILSRIDQKIGEKGGDLANQKGLASGEFKINRVKEVATSDSSRVAEVEFRTQELIGIDLDYIMEHPGSDQDLILQEGDVLSIPKELQTVRMRGEVLFPTSARYEKGDSFKNYVSKAGGFTDNARKGKAYVVYANGDVQRTKGFLFFKNYPNIEPGAEIIVPQKPVREGMSATNWIGVASSLATLAILIDRIAQ
- a CDS encoding four helix bundle protein translates to MSERHFNFKELRVWQKSMDLAEYCIELVEELNTPGKHFRLIEQFESCSASVPQNIAEGKGRNTDKEFKQFLYYSRGSLYEMVTLANLFHRRNWITTAQLNRIESEGLEIASMLKALINAI
- a CDS encoding helix-turn-helix domain-containing protein, which produces MLDSLITSKTRLRLLVKFFINADNHSHLRGLAEEFGESTNAIRKELNNLSEAGYLQKESEKNRISYSANTQHPLFGSLQDIVRKYLGLDTLVEEVLDRMGDVHKVVLMGDYANGLDTGTIDIVIQGNELNEEYLDSLGNRIADLINRKVSFTVLAEDIQTGIVLYNKAAE
- a CDS encoding IS1182 family transposase codes for the protein MQKQDLNVAFKDYNPNQLMFLPPSLEELIPVHHPGRIVYQIIERIDLSEVYSRYSENGSSSYHPKLLLKVLVYGYLENCYSSRKLEKAVRENIVFMWLAGMQRPDHHTINRFRSERLRDVIGDIFAQVVLLLHEEGLLDIKEVYTDGTKIEANANRYTFVWGKAIKKSKERISSQLQELWNYAGSVASAELGTEEPDFVNPNAENVSRTIEKINQALEGKAVDKKVKQKLGYAQKNWPAKLEEYAQKEEVLAGRNSYSKTDPDATFMRMKEDHMRNGQLKPAYNLQLSTHGRFVVNYSLHPNPNDTLTLKPHLHQYYGFYPSCCTADAGYGSEENYCFLEQNRIEAYVKYNTFHKELRQESKSKKVHGLLENLYYDPQKDHYICPMGQAMKPSGESTGKTSTGFVQHYRHYAAKNCQGCPLAASCRPGAGNKTLRVNTRLQQQKTRAKQRLTSEQGVQKRRQRATDVEPVFADFKHNKGRARFMLRGAEKVAIETGLIAIAHNLAKMAG
- a CDS encoding nucleotide sugar dehydrogenase, encoding MTSPIFLLNQSRIAVIGLGYVGLPLAVEFAKRYSTVGFDISKKRIDELGLGIDHTLEVENDLLQSVLIKDKSAASNTPGFFPSDDAEALSDCNVFIITVPTPTDKHNRPVLSPMLAASKTVAKFLKQGDVVIYESTVYPGVTEDECVPVLENGSGLKFNQDFYVGYSPERINPGDKEHTISKILKVTSGSTAAAAEFVDQLYQSIITAGTYKASSIKVAEAAKVIENSQRDINIAFVNELSKIFNLLNIDTQEVLQAAGTKWNFLPFKPGLVGGHCIGVDPFYLAQKAQEVGYHPEIILAGRRLNDSMGKYVATEVIKHMMRKDLKVIDSKVLILGFTFKEDCPDVRNTRVIDIYEELRNFDIAVDVYDPCADAEEVQREYNIKMLEGDERPDPDKYSAIILAVAHQSFKTWDIKKSDRLVVYDVKGVLDKDKVDARL